The Vicia villosa cultivar HV-30 ecotype Madison, WI linkage group LG1, Vvil1.0, whole genome shotgun sequence genome includes a region encoding these proteins:
- the LOC131651004 gene encoding uncharacterized protein LOC131651004 has protein sequence MWGNEDRVGNKGVSLWWKDLVKIGRSPYYDPFLSSCCFGPKNGFNTLFWKSKWLTCLILRDEFSAAFEASRLKGVSVAGMDGWVNGEWVWGDLGVSEVVEVGSVVGEERESLRVLLEAYEGWGDGHDVVRWSANGGEYFSVASCYNGYANLRIPFGPPCRFEEAFRIVGKAGVPFKIKAFGWRLLENRLPTKDLLLKRCIPIPLAHLKCAFCGMEPETRDHSFVACNLVKNIWRGIAFWVGKRGIEVNECYSSFMDWRSFCKSIKLEEKKVDLIWLATTWSIWLARNGVCFREEKWSLDDLLWRIKTSVWRWTFCRDITQSNCSFYEFSKEPLFFCRN, from the coding sequence ATGTGGGGTAATGAAGATCGTGTTGGTAACAAGGGGGTTTCTTTGTGGTGGAAAGACTTAGTGAAGATAGGGAGAAGTCCTTACTATGATCCATTTCTTTCTTCTTGTTGTTTTGGTCCGAAAAATGGTTTTAATACGCTTTTTTGGAAATCAAAGTGGttgacttgtttgattttgagagatGAGTTTAGTGCGGCTTTTGAGGCTTCCCGACTTAAAGGGGTGTCGGTGGCGGGGATGGATGGATGGGTGAATGGTGAGTGGGTGTGGGGTGATTTGGGGGTTTCGGAGGTGGTTGAGGTTGGTTCGGTGGTGGGGGAGGAGAGGGAGAGTTTGCGTGTTTTGTTGGAGGCTTATGAGGGGTGGGGTGATGGTCACGACGTGGTTAGGTGGAGTGCTAATGGGGGTGAATATTTTTCAGTGGCATCTTGTTATAATGGTTACGCTAATCTTCGTATTCCTTTTGGTCCCCCTTGTAGATTTGAGGAGGCTTTTCGAATTGTGGGGAAAGCGGGCGTGCCGTTTAAGATTAAAGCTTTTGGATGGAGACTTTTGGAGAATCGGCTTCCAACCAAAGATCTTTTGTTGAAGAGATGTATCCCGATCCCTTTAGCTcatttaaaatgtgctttttgtGGCATGGAACCGGAAACAAGGGATCATTCTTTTGTTGCTTGTAATCTGGTTAAGAATATATGGAGGGGTATAGCTTTTTGGGTAGGAAAAAGGGGGATAGAGGTTAATGAGTGTTATTCAAGTTTTATGGATTGGCGCTCATTTTGTAAATCTATAAAGTTAGAGGAAAAAAAAGTGGATTTAATTTGGCTTGCTACGACTTGGTCTATTTGGTTGGCTAGGAATGGGGTGTGTTTTAGGGAGGAGAAGTGGAGCTTGGATGATTTGCTTTGGAGGATCAAAACTTCAGTTTGGAGATGGACTTTTTGTAGGGATATTACTCAATCCAATTGTTCCTTTTACGAATTTAGCAAAGAGCCTTTGTTTTTTTGTCGTAATTGA
- the LOC131614022 gene encoding non-seed lectin-like yields the protein MAFHLTNLPTHRLFSLVFFFLLATNINSAQPLSFNFNKLTNGNPELILQGDAHFVDGGFVALTNRKPPATTTGRALYKTPVTLWNDTTGQVASFNTSFSFVVESPEEQHCPTDGLIFFIAPLDTVIPNNSDSRYLGVVDGKNAINRFVGLEFDFYPNYFDPYMRHIGIDVNSLISLKTEKWNWVSDSLTKVTITYDSPSNELSALVTYENGEYTSIAQAVDLKTVLPNIVRIGFSATSKTGVAHNIHSWSFASDLETTISSVSDI from the coding sequence ATGGCTTTTCATCTCACAAACCTTCCAACTCACAGACTATTCTCTCTTGTTTTCTTTTTCCTGTTGGCCACAAATATAAACTCAGCTCAACCACTTTCCTTCAATTTCAACAAACTCACCAATGGTAATCCAGAATTAATCCTTCAAGGGGACGCCCATTTTGTAGACGGTGGTTTTGTGGCACTCACCAACAGAAAACCTCCAGCTACAACCACAGGGCGTGCCTTATATAAAACACCTGTGACCCTTTGGAACGATACTACTGGCCAAGTTGCCAGCTTTAACACTTCCTTTTCGTTCGTTGTAGAATCCCCGGAGGAACAACATTGTCCAACTGATGGACTGATCTTTTTCATTGCACCCCTGGACACCGTGATTCCCAATAACTCAGACAGTAGATATCTAGGAGTAGTTGATGGTAAAAATGCAATAAATCGATTTGTTGGTTTAGAGTTTGACTTTTATCCCAATTATTTTGATCCCTATATGAGACATATTGGAATCGATGTCAACTCTTTAATTTCGCTCAAAACTGAGAAGTGGAATTGGGTGAGTGATTCATTGACAAAAGTAACTATAACATATGACTCTCCTTCTAACGAGTTGAGTGCTCTTGTCACTTACGAGAATGGAGAATACACTAGCATTGCACAAGCGGTTGATTTGAAAACTGTGCTTCCCAACATTGTTAGGATTGGTTTTTCTGCTACTTCAAAAACTGGTGTAGCACACAACATTCATTCATGGTCATTCGCATCAGACTTGGAAACAACTATAAGCAGTGTCTCAGACATATGA
- the LOC131614029 gene encoding non-seed lectin-like, translating into MAFHLTNLPTHRLFSLVFFFLLATNINSAQPLSFNFNKLTNGNPELILQGDAHFIDGGFVALTNRKPPATTTGRALYKTPVTLWNDTTGQVASFNTSFSFVVESPEEQHCPTDGLIFFIAPLDTVIPNNSDSRYLGVVDGKNAINRFVGLEFDLYPNYFDPYMRHIGIDVNSLISLKTEKWNWVSDSLTKVTITYDSPSNELSALVTYENGEYTSIAQAVDLKTVLPNIVRIGFSATSKTGVAHNIHSWSFASDLETTISSVSDI; encoded by the coding sequence ATGGCTTTTCATCTCACAAACCTTCCAACTCACAGACTATTCTCTCTTGTTTTCTTTTTCCTGTTGGCCACAAATATAAACTCAGCTCAACCACTTTCCTTCAATTTCAACAAACTCACCAATGGTAATCCAGAATTAATCCTTCAAGGGGACGCCCATTTTATAGACGGTGGTTTTGTGGCACTCACCAACAGAAAACCTCCAGCTACAACCACAGGGCGTGCCTTATATAAAACACCTGTGACCCTTTGGAACGATACTACTGGCCAAGTTGCCAGCTTTAACACTTCCTTTTCGTTCGTTGTAGAATCCCCGGAGGAACAACATTGTCCAACTGATGGACTGATCTTTTTCATTGCACCCCTGGACACAGTGATTCCCAATAACTCAGACAGTAGATATCTAGGAGTAGTTGATGGTAAAAATGCAATAAATCGATTTGTTGGTTTAGAGTTTGACCTTTATCCCAATTATTTTGATCCCTATATGAGACATATTGGAATCGATGTCAACTCTTTAATTTCGCTCAAAACTGAGAAATGGAATTGGGTGAGTGATTCATTGACAAAAGTAACTATAACATATGACTCTCCTTCTAACGAGTTGAGTGCTCTTGTCACTTACGAGAATGGAGAATACACTAGCATTGCACAAGCGGTTGATTTGAAAACTGTGCTTCCCAACATTGTTAGGATTGGTTTTTCTGCTACTTCAAAAACTGGTGTAGCACACAACATTCATTCATGGTCATTCGCATCAGACTTGGAAACAACTATAAGCAGTGTCTCAGACATATGA